The following is a genomic window from Spirosoma agri.
CGGCTACCGGCGAACAACCGATGCCCGGCGACCCGGAAGCCATTCGGTGGCTATCGCTGTCTCAGTTCATTTATTCGCTCCTCACGCTTATCGGGGCCATTCTGATGTTTCGCTTACGCCGAATCGGTTACTGGATCTATGTGGCCGGAGTCGCTGTCGGCGTTTTACTGCCCATCGTTCTGGTGGGTTTCAGTGCGTTGAACACATCGTTTGGCGTATTTTTTAGTCTTATCTTCGCCGGGCTCTATTGGCTGAACATAAAAGAAATGCAGTAGGCGGATAGTAGACGCTGGATACCATACAGTAGCCATTGGATTTTCCGGATTTCAACGGTATCCGGCACCCAACATTCTGCGTCCCAAAGCTTTAAGGAAGCGTTAGACCCACAGCCGCTAATTTGTCGCGGGTCGACTCGTAGCTGGTGTGCTGAATACAGTGCATACCCAGTTTTCGGGCGACCTGCACAAACAGGAGCCGGTCGTCGATGTAAACGACCTGATCGGGCTCTACCTGCGCGATGTCCAAAGCCAGTTGGAAAATATCGGTGTCCGGCTTGCGCAGGTGAACGTAGCACGAGGACACAAACGCATCGAAAAAAGTATCGAGCCCGAATTGCCGGATGCGATAGGCGTTGATCTCCCGGCCTTCGTTGTTGACCGCTAGTAATTTTAGCCCGTGTTCCTGCTTCAACTGGCTCATTAACTGGATCATATCCGGATACGGATGCGACTGCTCCATAATGAACTTCGTGAATTCGAGGGGCGAATAGGGTCGCTTTTCGTAAAAGACGATCCGCTTCAGATAATCGTCCAGGCTCAATTTGCCCGACTCGTAGGTATCGAACGTCAGGTGGTGCCGCTCGTTAAGCTGTTCTAAATCAAGATTGAAGAGTTCGGCAGCCCGACGGCGGGCGTTACGGTCCCAGCCATTTGTCAATAAAACTCCGCCTATATCTAAAAAAAGCGCTTTGATGGGTTGCGTCGATGTCATGCGTGATGAATGGTTTGTACTGATTAATAAAACGATCAACGTTCTACCCAAATGGTCTTCACGTTCGTAAATTCTTTGATACCCGCTTCCGAAAGTTCGCGCCCGAAGCCCGACGTTTTGATGCCGCCAAATGGAACACGCGGGTCTGAACGCATCAGGCCGTTGATAAAAACGGAACCGGCCTGAATCTGCCGGGCCAGTCGATCGGCTTTGTCCAAATCCTGCGTCCACAGAGCCGCACCCAGGCCAAAATCAGATTGATTCGCCAGCCGGATCGCGTCAGTTTCGTCTTTGGCTTCGATGATCACGGCCAGTGGTCCAAACGTTTCCTCATCGAAAGCGGCCATACCCGGCTTTACGTTATCCAGTACGACTGGCTGCACATTACAACCCGATCGCTGCATCGCTGAACCGTTGGCTCCCGTCAGGGCTTTGGCCCCTTTGGCAAGGGTTTCGTGGAATTGACGTTCAATACTATTGGCCAGATCGAGCCGGGCCATGGGTCCCATCGTGGTTGTATCGTCCATCGGATCACCTTGCTTGATCGCCTGAACATGCTGAATAACCAGATCGGTGAATCGTTTTTTGACCGACTTCTCGACGATAAACCGTTTGGCCGCAATACAGCTCTGCCCCGCGTTTTGCATGCGCGATTTAACGGCTGTTTCGGCGGCTTTCTCCAGATCGGCGTCGGCCAGCACAATAAGCGCGTCGGAACCACCCAATTCCAATACCGATTTTTTGATCTGACTACCCGCAATCGACGCCACCGATGCCCCCGCCCGTCCGCTACCGGTGAGCGTAACGGCCTTCACCCGCCGGTCTTTTAACAACGTTTCTACAACCGGAACGTCGATTAGCAGTGTCTGAAAAACACCGTTCGGCAAGCCCGATTCGCGGAAAATTTCTTCGAGCGCCAGCGCACAGCCAGGCACGTTGGGTGCGTGTTTGAGCAACCCGACATTGCCCGCGATCAAACCCGGAATGGCAAAGCGCATGGCCTGCCAGAACGGAAAATTCCAGGGCATGATCGCCAGTACGGGTCCGAGTGGTTGATAGATAATGACGCTGTGGGCCGCCGGGCCAGCGTTTTGATCCGACTCGATGGATTGATCAGCCAGAAAAGCTGCGGCATGATCGGCGTAAAACGTACAGGTCGTGGCGCACTTTTCGACCTCGGCGATGGCTTCCTGGCGTGGTTTGCCCATTTCAGCGGTTATCAGCTCGCCATAACGCTGCTTGTTTGCTACCAGATATGCGCCCACATCGCGAAGAAAATTCGTACGATCGACTAATGACAAAGCCGACCAGTCGGCAAATGCCCGGTCGGCTTGTTTCAGTTTTCGCTCGACAGTTGCAGTGCTATCGGCGCGGTATGTTTTTAGCTTGCGCTGGTCGTATGGATTGATTGACTCAACTATCATGGCTGCTGCTGATCGGCTTGCTGATCAATGTGTTGCACCAGAACAACCATTGTGTCGATCATTTGTTCCCATCGTTCATTACCCACCACGCCGATGAACTGCTGCTGTACGTCATCCACGCTGTCAAATACGGCCCGAAGTAACGCTTCGCCACGACTGCTCAGATGAATAACACTAGAGCGGGAGTCGTTGTGGTTTTTCTCCATATGAATGTAACCTTCGCTTTCCAGCAGGCTAACCACTTTGCTCATAGCCTGTTTGGTAACGCAGGCGCGTTTGGCCAACTCATTATTGGTAATACCTTCAGGCGTCAGGTTAGCCAGAAAGCCCATATAACTCAATTTGAAATCGGTGAACCCCATCTCATGGAGACGCGGCTCGATAATGGAGTCAAAATGACGCTTCAATCGTCCCATCAAACGGCCAACGG
Proteins encoded in this region:
- a CDS encoding HAD family hydrolase, whose amino-acid sequence is MTSTQPIKALFLDIGGVLLTNGWDRNARRRAAELFNLDLEQLNERHHLTFDTYESGKLSLDDYLKRIVFYEKRPYSPLEFTKFIMEQSHPYPDMIQLMSQLKQEHGLKLLAVNNEGREINAYRIRQFGLDTFFDAFVSSCYVHLRKPDTDIFQLALDIAQVEPDQVVYIDDRLLFVQVARKLGMHCIQHTSYESTRDKLAAVGLTLP
- a CDS encoding NAD-dependent succinate-semialdehyde dehydrogenase — its product is MVESINPYDQRKLKTYRADSTATVERKLKQADRAFADWSALSLVDRTNFLRDVGAYLVANKQRYGELITAEMGKPRQEAIAEVEKCATTCTFYADHAAAFLADQSIESDQNAGPAAHSVIIYQPLGPVLAIMPWNFPFWQAMRFAIPGLIAGNVGLLKHAPNVPGCALALEEIFRESGLPNGVFQTLLIDVPVVETLLKDRRVKAVTLTGSGRAGASVASIAGSQIKKSVLELGGSDALIVLADADLEKAAETAVKSRMQNAGQSCIAAKRFIVEKSVKKRFTDLVIQHVQAIKQGDPMDDTTTMGPMARLDLANSIERQFHETLAKGAKALTGANGSAMQRSGCNVQPVVLDNVKPGMAAFDEETFGPLAVIIEAKDETDAIRLANQSDFGLGAALWTQDLDKADRLARQIQAGSVFINGLMRSDPRVPFGGIKTSGFGRELSEAGIKEFTNVKTIWVER
- a CDS encoding MarR family winged helix-turn-helix transcriptional regulator, with the protein product MIVERDKKAFDYKQFWSFRERAVGRLMGRLKRHFDSIIEPRLHEMGFTDFKLSYMGFLANLTPEGITNNELAKRACVTKQAMSKVVSLLESEGYIHMEKNHNDSRSSVIHLSSRGEALLRAVFDSVDDVQQQFIGVVGNERWEQMIDTMVVLVQHIDQQADQQQP